The Pyrus communis chromosome 9, drPyrComm1.1, whole genome shotgun sequence genome has a segment encoding these proteins:
- the LOC137746033 gene encoding short-chain dehydrogenase TIC 32 B, chloroplastic-like — MGFFELVTGKRGPSGFGSASTAEQVTEGVDASSLTAIVTGGASGIGLETARVLALRGAHIIIAARNLEAASEAKQLILKDNHTARIDVLKLNLSSIKSVRSFVNSFNALDLPLSLLINNAGVMFCPFQLSEDGIEMHFATNHLGHFLLTNLLLEKMKTTAKTTGVEGRIVNLSSLAHAGTYKGGIRFDKINDPDSYSTINAYGQSKLANLLHANELSRRLQEEGVSITVNSVHPGLIMTPLMRHNPLLMKAFKMFTFCMWKNVPQGAATTSYVALHPKLKGVTGKYYADCNETEPSKDAGDENLAKKLWDFSNKLIDGASEI, encoded by the exons ATGGGTTTCTTTGAATTGGTGACGGGAAAACGAGGGCCAAGTGGGTTTGGATCAGCTTCCACTGCTGAGCAGGTTACTGAAGGAGTTGATGCATCCAGCCTTACCGCCATTGTTACTG GAGGAGCTAGTGGGATTGGGTTAGAGACTGCAAGGGTGTTGGCACTCCGCGGAGCTCATATCATCATCGCCGCCAGAAACCTTGAGGCTGCAAGTGAAGCTAAACAGCTTATTCTTAAAGACAATCATACAGCTCGAATCGATGTTCTGAAACTTAACCTCAGCTCTATCAAGTCTGTTAGATCATTTGTCAACAGCTTCAACGCTCTCGATCTCCCTCTCAGCCTCTTAAT AAACAATGCTGGTGTTATGTTCTGCCCCTTCCAGCTTTCAGAAGATGGAATAGAGATGCACTTTGCAACCAATCATCTTG GTCATTTTCTGTTAACGAaccttctccttgagaaaatgaAGACTACTGCTAAAACTACTGGTGTGGAAGGCAGAATTGTGAATCTATCATCGCTTGCTCATGCAGGCACTTATAAAGGCGGGATTCGATTCGACAAAATCAATGATCCAGATAG TTACTCCACGATAAATGCATACGGGCAATCCAAATTAGCAAACTTACTGCATGCCAATGAGCTCTCTCGTCGATTGCAG GAAGAAGGTGTGAGCATTACAGTCAACTCTGTCCACCCCGGATTGATCATGACACCTCTCATGAGACATAATCCTCTTTTGATGA AGGCTTTTAAGATGTTCACCTTCTGCATGTGGAAGAATGTACCTCAg GGAGCAGCTACAACATCGTATGTAGCTCTGCACCCAAAGTTGAAAGGTGTGACCGGAAAATACTATGCCGACTGCAATGAGACGGAACCCAGCAAAGATGCCGGTGATGAAAACTTGGCCAAAAAGCTTTGGGACTTCAGCAACAAGTTGATTGATGGAGCTTCCGAAATCTGA